The DNA region GGTCGACGCTGTAAAGGCGTGGGAAGCGCTTCAAACAAAGTTTGAAGAAGGAACGATTTTTGAATCTGAAGTAGCAGACGTCGTAAAAGGCGGTTTAGTCGTGGATGTAGGTGTTCGAGGATTTATTCCTGCTTCACATGTAGAACGCCATTTTGTCGAGGACTTTTCTGATTACAAAGGTCGCGAATTACGATTGAAAGTGATCGAACTCGATCAAGAAAAAAATAAAGTAATCTTATCCCATCGCGCTGTGTTAGAAGAAGAAGCGGACCATGCAAAAGGAAAAGTGTACGAAGAACTTGAAGAGGGCGCGGTTATCGACGGTACGGTTCAGCGTCTCACTGATTTTGGAGCGTTCGTAGATGTCGGCGGCGTTGACGGACTCGTGCATATTTCTGAGCTATCTTGGGAGCGCGTTGAAACACCTTCCGATGTGGTGAGTGAAGGCGACCAAGTGAAAGTGAAAGTACTAAAGGTAGATAAAGAAAACGAGCGCATCAGCTTGAGCATGAAAGAAGCCCAACCTGGACCGTGGGAAACGATTGGCGATAAGCTAGAAGTTGATAGCGTTGTAACAGGAACGGTAAAACGATTAGTAAACTTTGGCGCGTTTGTTGAAGTGGCTCCTGGCGTTGAAGGTCTTGTGCACATTTCTCAAATATCCAATCGCCATATCGGCAGCCCGCAAGAAGTATTGCAAGAAGGGCAAGAAGTTCAAGTTAAGGTGCTGGACATTAACCAAGAAGAACAACGCATTAGCTTGAGCATCCGTGAGGTGGAAAGCGAACAATACGAAGATCGCGGCGGCGGATCGAGTGAAGTTTCCAACTACGAACCAGAACCAAGCAGCGGTGGAATGGGCGTTACGATCGGAGATCGCCTAGGCGATTTAGCAAGAAAGTTAAAACAATAAGAGCGAGGGCAAGCTATGCAAAGAACTTCACGGAAAAAAGAACATATTGAGCTCGCGTACCAAACGGGACTAAGCGGGCGGCATGGTTTTGAGGACGTGAAGTTTGTTCATAACTGTATCCCAGAATCAGCCTTCTCTTTAACATCATTAAACACTGTAATCGGCGGACTTTCTTTTAGTTCGCCGATTATTATTAATGCGATGACAGGCGGCGCGCATGAGACGGCCGAAGTCAATCGAAAGCTAGCAATTTTCGCTAGAGAGTGTGGTCTTGCGATGGCTGTTGGCTCACAGATGGCCGCTATCAAGGATCCGCGAACAATTGAATCGTATACGGTTGCCCGCCAGCTGAATCCGAATGGGATTCTAATGGCTAATTTGGGGGCGGAAGCGACCGTCGCTCAGGCGTTGCAAGCGGTGGAAATGATAGAAGCGGATATGTTGCAGATTCATTTGAATGTGATGCAGGAGCTGATTATGCCGGAAGGGGACCGTGATTTTCGCGGCGTATTAGAGCGGATCGAAGCGATTGTTGAAGCCGCGCCGTGCCCAGTTATGATTAAAGAGGTCGGCTTTGGAATCGATTTTAAGGCTGCGGAAAAATTAGCCACTCTCGGTATTGCGGCGCTTGATATTGGCGGTTCTGGCGGAACAAATTTCGCCAAAATAGAAAATGAACGCAGAGTGGATCGTTTGGATATGTTTCACGATTGGGGATTGAATACGACGCAAAGTCTTCTTGAGGTTGCTCCCTTACGGGAGGGAGTCGACATCATTGCGACAGGCGGGATTAGCAACGGCCTAGAAATAGCCAAAGCGCTGTCCATAGGGGCCAAAGGTGTTGGCATGGCCGGCTATTTTTTGAAACTCGCTTTGCAAGCGACGGAAAAAGAAGCGTTGCTCGCTATCGAGCAGCTGCATCATCAATTACGGATTGTGATGACCGCGCTCGGAGTGGACAGGCTTGAACAAATGGGCGCCCAGCCCGTCGTCATCAGCGGTGACACGTATCATTGGGCGACCATGCGCGGTATCGACTGCGCCGCGTATAGTCAACGATCTTAAAAAGGGTTGTCCAGGAAAGATAAGTTCCTTGGTCACCCTTTTTTTGATTGGGGAAGAAGGTGTGTTAGGCGTCGTGGATGGTGGAATGGATGCGCGCGAGGTGAGGCGGCCGATGATGGAGCAGCAAGTGAAGGGGAGTTGGAGAGCAGCAGCGTTTTAAGTGAAGTTTTGACAACTAACTCTGGGTGATTGTCCTCATTGCGCTCATGCTCCGACCGTGAATCTCCCTTTATCCTCGTGTAGTGGGCTAAACTCCCGTTGCATCTCCGCCTGGCGCGTTCTTCCGTCTGTAGCGGTCGTATCTCCCGTTGCGCTCATGCTCCGACCGTGAATCTCCCTTTATCCTCGTGTAGTGGGCTAAACTCCCGTTGCATCTCCGCCCGGCGCGTTCTCCCGTCTGTAGCGGTCGTATCTCCCGTTGCGCTCATGCTCCGACCGTGAATCTCCCTTTATCCTCGTGTAGTGGACTAATCTCCCGTTGCATCTCCGCCCGGCGCGTTCTCCCGTCTGTAGCGGTCGTATCTCCCGTTGCGCTCATGCTCCGACCGTGAATCTCCCTTTATCCTCGTGTAGTGGACTAATCTCCCGTTGCATCTCCGCCCGGCGCGTTCTCCCGTCTGTAGCGGTCGTATCTCCCGTTGCGCTCATGCTCCGACCGTGAATCTCCCTTTATCCTCGTGTAGTGGACTAATCTCCCGTTGCATCTCCGCCCGGCGCGTTCTCCCGTCTGTAGCGGTCGTATCTCCCGTTGCGCTCATGCTCCGACCGTGAATCTCCCTTTATCCTCGTGTAGTGGACTAATCTCCCGTTGCATCTCCGCCCGGCGCGTTCTCCCGTCTGTAGCGGTCGTATCTCCCGTTGCGCTCATGCTCCGACCGTGAATCTCCCTTTATCCTCGTGTAGTGGACTAATCTCCCGTTGCATCTCCGCCCGGCGCGTTCTCCCGTCTGTAGCGGTCGTATCTCCCGTTGCGCTCATGCTCCGACCGTGAATCTCCCTTTATCCTCGTGTAGTGGACTAATCTCCCGTTGCATCTCCGCCCGGCGCGTTCTCCCGTCTGTAGCGGTCGTATCTCCCGTTAGAGAAGTCCCCACAGCCATATGACCGCACCGACTCGCGCCTCATGCGCCTCACAGTCCGCCCGTCCACCCACACGCCCCATCGCCTTTTGCCACCCTAAACAGAAAAAACAGGCATGGAAATTCCCACGCCTGTTTCTCTAACCTGCCCTGCATGCCTTAAGAACGAATCGGTCGGATTCTTCCCTTGCCTAATTTAATAAAGAAATTTCCTTCCCCATTTTTAAGCAATTTGATTCCGAAGAGGTTTACTACCATGGTGTAAAAAGCCATTGTTGTCTGTCACCTCCTTTACGCGCCCGCAAGCTGGGCTGTTATTATTAGTTTATGAAAAAGATGTCTAGTCCTATGACGAACTGTTCCTTTTACCTGCAATCTCCATTTTTATTTAGGCAATGATCGACCATACTATCTAATGATCACCGAAGAGGAGGGTAAGTATGGTCAAGAAGTACCTCATTGTTTTCGTGGCGATGTGTATGATTCAGTTGGCGCCTGTCGGGTTGGGCGCGCATCATTCAGTAGCGGCGAAAGAAGAGAAGCAAGTGAAAATCCCGGATACTGTCAAAGATATTTCGAGACACAACACGTACCCGAATCCAGATATGGACCCGGAGTATGTGCAACCCAGTCCAACGGCGCTTGAACTGTTTAAAACGACGGACTATTCCATCGCTAATCCGAACCTGATCCGACTTTTAAATGAATCGACGATCCAATCATCGAAACTGGCGGTCGGTTTTCGGGCGAATATCTATCTAGGAAACTGGGCGCTGAATTATGAGTCGAAGGAAACGTCGTTAAACTGGGAGTACAAACAAGTAAACATCAATCACGCAGATAACCGTGGCGGCACAGATCTCGTTGAGTTATCGTATGAGCAAAATGAGGAATTTACAGCTACAGGCGGGTTAACGACGGAAGTGTTTGCCGAAGATGATGTTAAAAAATTAATGATTGCAAAAGCGAAAGAAAATACAAAATTAAATTTAGCGTTTAAAAGCACGATTGGCAGAGGGACGAAACATGATACGATGCTAAAAGTGCCAGCCAAAAAAGTCGGCTATTTGCAAGCGTTCACCCCAGCTGCTAGTGAGCGAGGAACGGTGACGTATGGCGAAGTGTACTTAAATATTAGCGGCGGAGAAAAAAAGTTGATCATTAAAAATGTGACGCAAAAAGGGGTCGGGGCCTGGATCCCGGTTCAAGATAAGCTAACTTTTCGCTATGTCGTGGCGGATCAACCGAAGAAACAACCTTAGGTCTGAAATCCTTTCAGACCTTTTTGTTTTGACACGATTCAAATGAGGAATAATGAGGATAAGAGATCTTATACGTTACGCGTGAGTTTATGAGGAGGCTTATTCGTTGAACGATGGTTATTTGGCGTTAATCGCCATGTGGTGTTTATTAATTGTGATTTGGAGTGGTTGGTTGGATCGTTTTTTTCGGCGACATCGTTTTTTCCCAAATTCCGCCATGCTGCTTTTTACGGGATTGAGTCTGTTTAGTTCGTGGTGGATCCTTCCCTTTTTTGCGGGTCATGTGAGGGTCATTCCTTTTTTTCTGCCGATTATCGTTGCCGCTTACTTGTGGATTAAAGAAGCAAGCGCTAAACATCGGGTCCAGCTTGCGACGGCAAGTATTTTGATCGGCGTCTCCATTTTTCTTATGCAGCTATTGTTTCGTTTAGATCCGATTCTCATGTTTACCAATGAAAAATGGCTCGTGGCGGGCTTTACGATCCTGCTGTTATTTGTAACGGCCCAAAGGTTGTCCCATCAATGGATTTTACTGGCGCTCGGTTTAGCTCTTAGCGATCTTTGTTTACAACTTTTTAACTGGCAAAAAACCGGATCGATGTTGCTCGGTTCCGCTTTTTTTCAGGATGTGTGGTGGATAAGCGCCTGTGGATTGGCGGTGACTCGGTATCTTCTTGGCTTTGGAAAGTGGCCGACTGTATTTCGAAGAAAACGAGCAAAATCGACAAGCATTGCAAGAATAGAAGAAATCAAGTAATATAAAGGCTTGAAAGTGAGGTTGGATATATATGGCTAATCCAGTTGTGGCCATCGTCGGCAGGCCAAATGTGGGCAAATCAACATTGTTTAATCGGATCGTAGGGGAAAGGATCTCGATCGTGGAAGACGTACCCGGTGTGACAAGGGACCGGATTTACAGTATGTCCGAATGGCTGGATCATCACTTTCATCTCATCGATACGGGTGGAATTGCGTTCGATGACCATGATGAGCTGTTAGATCATATTCGTTATCAAGCGGAATTAGCGATTGATGAGGCGGATGTGATCGTGTTCGTGGTCGATGCGACAACGGGCATTACGAGCACCGATGAAGAAGTGGCGAAAATGTTGTATCGTTCGCAAAAACCGGTCGTATTAGCGGTTAATAAGGCGGATAACCCGGAGCGAATGGGCAACATTTATGAATTTTATTCGTTAGGATTTGATGAGCCGATCGGAGTCTCTAGTACGCACGGACTCGGGATTGGCGATCTATTAGATGCGGTCATTAAACATTTTCCGGTTAAAGCGGACGAGGAGTATAATGAGGAAGTGATTCGCGTTTCGTTGATCGGGCGACCAAATGTGGGGAAGTCATCGTTAGTAAACGCTTTGCTTGGCGAAGAACGGGTCATTGTCAGTGAAATTGCGGGGACGACACGGGATGCGATTGATACGATGCTCACCCAAGATGATCAGGAATTTGTGATCATCGATACGGCGGGGATGCGTAAACGCGGCAAAGTGTATGAGTCGACAGAAAAGTATAGTGTGCTGCGAGCCTTGCGAGCGATTGAACGTTCAGACGTTTGCTTGACGATTATCAATGCGGAAGAAGGGATCATTGAGCAGGACAAGCGGATCGCAGGTTACGCCCATGAGGCGGGGCGAGCGGCGATTATCGTCGTCAACAAATGGGATGCGTTAGAAAAGGACGATAAAACTTTTCACCAGTTTACACAGAAAATTCGGGATGAATTTTTGTTTTTGAGTTATGCGCCGATATTATTTGTGTCAGCGAAAACGACCCAACGGATTCAACAAATTTTGCCAAAAGTGCAAGAGGTGTCTGACCAGCATGCGATGCGGATTCCAACGCACGTGTTGAATGACTTGATCCAAGAGGCGACAACAGTCACCCCGCCGCCATCAGATAAAGGGCGCAGATTGCGGATCAACTATGCGACGCAAGTGTCGGTCAAACCGCCGACGTTTGTTTTGTTTGTGAATGATACAGAATTGATGCACTTTTCATATCAACGTTATTTAGAGAATAGAATTAGAGAAGCGTTCCCGTTTGAAGGGACACCGATTCGCATCATCGTCAGAAATAAATCAGAAAATTAAAGGTGATGCGGCGGGCGGGATAAGAGCGCGTATAAGGGAGAGGGAACAAACATGATCATCTGGGTGGCTGCGCTGATCGGCTACCTTTTAGGCTCGATTAGCTTTAGTTTTATTATTGCCAAGCGGGTAGCGGGGATCGATATTCGACAGCATGGCAGCGGCAATGCG from Ammoniphilus oxalaticus includes:
- the rpsA gene encoding 30S ribosomal protein S1 is translated as MADEMQNAEVRTIEVGETLTGTVTKIDAKQALVDIGHKTEAILPISEVSSLHIEKVADVIAEGEELTVQVTKINDEKDEVIVSKKAVDAVKAWEALQTKFEEGTIFESEVADVVKGGLVVDVGVRGFIPASHVERHFVEDFSDYKGRELRLKVIELDQEKNKVILSHRAVLEEEADHAKGKVYEELEEGAVIDGTVQRLTDFGAFVDVGGVDGLVHISELSWERVETPSDVVSEGDQVKVKVLKVDKENERISLSMKEAQPGPWETIGDKLEVDSVVTGTVKRLVNFGAFVEVAPGVEGLVHISQISNRHIGSPQEVLQEGQEVQVKVLDINQEEQRISLSIREVESEQYEDRGGGSSEVSNYEPEPSSGGMGVTIGDRLGDLARKLKQ
- the fni gene encoding type 2 isopentenyl-diphosphate Delta-isomerase — encoded protein: MQRTSRKKEHIELAYQTGLSGRHGFEDVKFVHNCIPESAFSLTSLNTVIGGLSFSSPIIINAMTGGAHETAEVNRKLAIFARECGLAMAVGSQMAAIKDPRTIESYTVARQLNPNGILMANLGAEATVAQALQAVEMIEADMLQIHLNVMQELIMPEGDRDFRGVLERIEAIVEAAPCPVMIKEVGFGIDFKAAEKLATLGIAALDIGGSGGTNFAKIENERRVDRLDMFHDWGLNTTQSLLEVAPLREGVDIIATGGISNGLEIAKALSIGAKGVGMAGYFLKLALQATEKEALLAIEQLHHQLRIVMTALGVDRLEQMGAQPVVISGDTYHWATMRGIDCAAYSQRS
- a CDS encoding YfkD family protein; this translates as MVKKYLIVFVAMCMIQLAPVGLGAHHSVAAKEEKQVKIPDTVKDISRHNTYPNPDMDPEYVQPSPTALELFKTTDYSIANPNLIRLLNESTIQSSKLAVGFRANIYLGNWALNYESKETSLNWEYKQVNINHADNRGGTDLVELSYEQNEEFTATGGLTTEVFAEDDVKKLMIAKAKENTKLNLAFKSTIGRGTKHDTMLKVPAKKVGYLQAFTPAASERGTVTYGEVYLNISGGEKKLIIKNVTQKGVGAWIPVQDKLTFRYVVADQPKKQP
- a CDS encoding YphA family membrane protein; amino-acid sequence: MNDGYLALIAMWCLLIVIWSGWLDRFFRRHRFFPNSAMLLFTGLSLFSSWWILPFFAGHVRVIPFFLPIIVAAYLWIKEASAKHRVQLATASILIGVSIFLMQLLFRLDPILMFTNEKWLVAGFTILLLFVTAQRLSHQWILLALGLALSDLCLQLFNWQKTGSMLLGSAFFQDVWWISACGLAVTRYLLGFGKWPTVFRRKRAKSTSIARIEEIK
- the der gene encoding ribosome biogenesis GTPase Der, whose amino-acid sequence is MANPVVAIVGRPNVGKSTLFNRIVGERISIVEDVPGVTRDRIYSMSEWLDHHFHLIDTGGIAFDDHDELLDHIRYQAELAIDEADVIVFVVDATTGITSTDEEVAKMLYRSQKPVVLAVNKADNPERMGNIYEFYSLGFDEPIGVSSTHGLGIGDLLDAVIKHFPVKADEEYNEEVIRVSLIGRPNVGKSSLVNALLGEERVIVSEIAGTTRDAIDTMLTQDDQEFVIIDTAGMRKRGKVYESTEKYSVLRALRAIERSDVCLTIINAEEGIIEQDKRIAGYAHEAGRAAIIVVNKWDALEKDDKTFHQFTQKIRDEFLFLSYAPILFVSAKTTQRIQQILPKVQEVSDQHAMRIPTHVLNDLIQEATTVTPPPSDKGRRLRINYATQVSVKPPTFVLFVNDTELMHFSYQRYLENRIREAFPFEGTPIRIIVRNKSEN